Part of the Sorghum bicolor cultivar BTx623 chromosome 1, Sorghum_bicolor_NCBIv3, whole genome shotgun sequence genome, CCGATGAGTTGGACAGCGTCATGGCGTCGGCGCCGTGGGAGTGAGACCCGTCGAGCACGCTGCAGGCGATGAGCCTGTTGGCGGCGTCCGTGTAGTGCACCCCATCCCAGGAGACGTACTCAGACGGGTCCGCGCACGCCGccgcccgcgccgcgccgcAGAACGCAGCGTCGTCGTAGTTGtacgcgccgccgccaccaccacagcACGCGTCCAGCGGCCTGTGCCCGAAACCGTATTCGCGCGGCGACACGATGATGTCGGTGACCGCACGGTAGAGGTCCGCGTAGACGATGGTCGTGCCGGGGTGCGCTCGCCGGAGGCCCCCGAGCACGCGGCGCAGCTCGCGGTTGTGCAGCTCGGCGAGGCCGTTGAGACTCCTGATGCAGCCGGACCCCCGGTCATACCCGGCGGCGTCGACGCTGCCTCTGTAGAGCGTGAGCAGCTGCGGCTCGCAGCCCAGCGGTATCATCCCCGGCACCACCACCGTGCTTGCTCCGGCGGCGATCACGTCCTGTACCGCACGTGTAGTGTAAAAAATGTATGCCGACCTTGAGCAGAGTCGGAGGCGAGAACGAACGAAGAAGAAACTTACGGTGATGACCGAACGGATGGCACTGACGACGTGAGGCACGAAGGTGTGCACCTCGCCGACGGTGCGGTTCTCGTTGAGGCCGATGAAGTAGTCGTTGACTCCGATCTCTCCGACGAGGAAGACGGAGGTGGCCATGCTCTTCctctgctctggctctgcgccAACACGTCGTACAACGTCGTTGAACCAGACGGTCTGGTTCCTAAGCGAAACCGGCACGAACGACATCAATCCTCTGCTCTCGAAGAAGTGCAGGTCGAGCGCCGTCGCCCCGCCGAACGCGAAGTTCACGCCGCGCCGGAAATCCGCCGCCGTCTTGCCGGCGAGGTACGGCGTCGGGTGAGGTACGCCCAGCGCCTCGACTGCGGGACACGGAGACGTCTCGGTCACATCATCGCATCAATCACATGGAAATATAAACGGTGTGGGACATGTGtggtcgccggccggccggtcggTTGGTGGTGCTCACCGAGGAAGTCGATGACGAGGCGGCCGTCGGAGGAGCGGCCGGTAGGGCGACGGAAGAAAGTCTCGCCGTACGGCGGACGGCTCGCTGGTCCGCCGGCGGTTGCTGAGAGGTGCAGCGCGTTCCCGGTGTCGGTGAGGGAGTCGCCAAAGCTGAAAACACGATCGTAGCGCGTCAGGGGCCCTCCGTTGCCGGctgccacggcggcggcggcgtgtagAAGCGCCGCCACCACGGCCACGAGGAGGCGCGGCGAACTTGGCGCCATTTCAATTCGCTTGCTTTTCAGGAGTGGTCTGGTCGACGTGAGCCGTGCGGTGTGGTTCATTCGCAGGACAGGAGTAGTATTTATAGCAGTAGCAGGGGCAGAGGGGTGCATGTGTTTCTTGCACTTCTAGAAGCAGTGCTGTGGCCGCTTTGATTTGTACACGAGGAAATTGGGGATGGGTATGGGAATTCCTCCTTGAATTGAATATTTCTCGACTTTTTTCTCGCAAGTTATACAAGGATATGAACCTCTTCATTCAAGCAGCGAAGTCGCAGTTGATCTGCCATATTTGATCTCGTGTTTCGGTGTTTGCAAGAAAGGAACGCCAGAAAAACATTTGCGCCTTGATGAAAGGTCATGGGCGGCGAATTGAGCATAGCTCGACTAGGTTTCTTACAGTGAAACCTATCTAtctaagttttaagtcttccatttttttttgaatttgttgTGCTTTTAGTTGCAGGCACAATAATAGACTTATAGCCAAAGTCTTCTTCAGAAGAGGTCAGAGTAGGTACAATAATGGTtttatagccaagctaatgctgatgtggaggaatgaaaagagaagagagatgatagcttgcTCTTATGTAAGCACCAAGCTGGGCACGGATGTATAGGTAGTGGTGGACCCAAATAACAAGTATTGTGAAAAGGAATAGGAAAGAAAAGAtgttttagagacaagtatgagacaacttactgtataacttggctctaatcACTTGGCTTATAGTCAAGCACTTAgctctattattgaccttgctctCATAGAGTTAGAGACTTAGAGTTTGCATACCTATGTTTATAGGGATCAGCGTGTGCACGTAGACAATGAAGTGCTTAAGATGACTTTGTCTGTAACACTCAAAATTTGCTTTCTAATTaatatgattaaatttgatttatttgaatattttgtgagcatttaaattagtgaataaataaattttgtggAATTAAAAGTTATCATAGGGATAAAAACTtgtttatgcatacatgctggtgcatattttatttttgtgttgATTGCTTTTGGTTGGAATTTGATTGCTCTCAAATTTCTATTTAAAAAGGCTttagaaaacaaaaaagaaaataaaaaaaagaggggAAAACCCTTCCTCTTGGCCAAAGGCTAGCTTCTCCTCCCCCTCGGCCCACTCCCTCCATCTTCCCTGCGGCCCAACTCTCGTAGCCCAGCAGCCAAGGCCGATCCCCTTCTCCGCGTTGGGCCACCGCGGCTCCCCGGCCCAGCAGTTCCGGCCCAAGCACGCGCGCCCTCCTCTCTCCCTATCTGGCTGATGCTCTGGCCCCACCTAGCAGCGCCTTCCTTCTTCTCCCCCGCGTGGCCGAGCCGGGCTCCCCTTCGAACCGGCCGGAACTGATCCCGCAAAGCACGGGATTTCTTGCTTGTGGAGCCAACCGATGCCCTACAAAGCTCTCTCTCCACCCCGCAGTTCCCTTTTCGCATCCAAGTCATCCCAACTAAGCCCTAGCTTCGTGTTTCGTCggttttggatctcgccgactCCCTCTCTACCTCCCCACGTGGCCACACTACTCCGGGCTCTCTCCGGCCGAAAGAAGACTCTAGGTGAGCTCGTAGTAAGCTCCTCCACATCCCGGTGGTTTTATTTCTCAGTTTGGTGCACGAAATCATCGAGCTCCGGTGAGCCCCAACAATGGCGCCACCGCCTAGCTCCTGTTCCGGCAAACCGGCCGGCCGGAAGCCCCCTGGGGTGATTCTGGTCCGTCCGATCATGATCCTATGGCCCAGAATAGAAGTTACCCTTTCGGAGTAACatttgctaaagagcccctccCCTTTTTGATAATAAAACCCGCCATCCCTTGGCGTGTTATCCGGTTTACGCTTTTCAATTCAGAAAACGTATTCCTGTCGGCTTAAAAGAAAATACGCTTTCtagtatttacagttttgccaccaaatttaaattgcttataacatgctcattttaactccgatttgacccattccaaTTGTGTTAGATTCGTCTTCtcgagatctacatgttaatATCACTGTATTTTGAGTTtctaactttttaatttcgtagtactatttaatttattattattctataagaaatcttagaaaattcataacttcaccgttttaattccgatttttgtgaactttacgtttgtgtgatcgtagcgctgcgtagaatatttttataaacttttatatttgttttatcactgttgatgtattgttctaattatagcttgtttgcttcatgtatgattgtctccattggaatgcgtgttgttgattgatgatcgagtttagtcgctGACctttacgttggtgatcaaggccaatcttttgacgaccagtagcaggctcaggagagctttgatcaaggcaagtataacttgagactatccttgttacctacacacttttaatacatatatcatatgtATGTGTCGACCTTGgcaaccttagcaaaatcatagatgcttgttatcctgaatttctTGATACCTACTTGGATATGCATTtttggtagttcttgctagtgcttgattattaatccatgatcttgtaacatgaatatttggatataccataaacaataaaataagctttctagcaacttgaacataaagggtggaaagaactctagtttTGCTAGATTggtcttgaccctccataaggacttatcccttggtaaaagctgggacaactcgtacaaccatgagggctatatggctctggctttagctcagtatgaggacctttttctagcttgttagcggttaccttaaatggcgtaagaatggctagacacgttgggtattaGCCTCTatccgtgtgtataggctgcgtgttatgcgaagggggctctatatctgcctgccgagtgaatctaatggttctaacttgttagacgaaacctttgaaaggcttcgtagtgatccctgccgaccttccttggtagtgggttaagaggctgatcacctcgggcgaaagggtaaatcacgactttatgggtaaagatgtacaacctctgcagagtgttaaagctggtatactagccgtgcctacGGATACGGGCGTCCCGAAAAACTgtcggaatagatggacactgatgaacatgattaatgatgataaatgatggtttattatattgtttatatgtgttattctttattcttgtatatattgatcatgtggttatgggatttaattatgctaccttgacatttgctatctaaatataaatatactatctacatataaaagctaaatgtagtcaaaccagtgtcagcttattgagcctcatgaacccctggttatacttgttgagtacgatatgtgctcactcttgcaatttcccaacacctcaggatatgttaatgaagatgactggaatgaggactacgtTGACAGTGTCCCTAtgtggtgcttccgtcgagagtaTCTTTATATTATTTGAGATtatgtaataattattattccgctatgtaataaacactgcaatggtacatttaagATTTgtttacttatgtgtgcgactgttctaCATATGAgttttttatgcatcctattttgttaaaatatgggtgtgacattgTCAATCTTGAGATTTGCTGGTAGAATTCTTCGAAAAAGCTCATAATGGTAGGATTTACCGGCAGAGATTTTCAGAAGAATTTATAGGGTTAGGGTTGACGTACATATGTTTGTAGAGCTGAATGTACGTGTATATTGTAAACGTGTCTATATACTGtgtaattaaaaaaaatgatcATGGGCGACACTAGTACAGGAGATTCGATCTGGCCGCAGGGGCGAAGCCAGTGACAAAATAACCCTAGTGCACAGCTCAAATGACATATATAACTCTATTGAAATATATGATAAATTTGAAGCTGTTTAGTGGTAAAATATTTTTTACCCAGGTGCCTGGGCACTCGGCAAGCTCAACGTGGCGTCGCCCCTGGATCTGGGTCGATCGGACCAATTAGCGAATGACTGCTAGGCTAGAATGTAACAATCTTCCTATAGAAATAGAGATTTGGGATCAGGATAGAAAGAATCTGAGGTAGGATTGAGAAGAACGCGGCTGATGCCCGCGAGGAGGAGTCGGTGAACGGTTTCTGAATTCAGTTACATGCCCTGTTCTTCATCAGGGCGACAGCTATATAGCCGACTCACACCGACTAAAGCTAATGGGCCAAGCCCACGGAAAGCATGCTAAGCTAAGCCTAATCATTCCTTAACGGGCTTCAGTGCTTTCCTGTCTTCCTGACATAGAATCGAGCGGTTATGTATTTAAAAATTCATTTTCacaatatttttttacaaaaattcGTACACATAAATTAGCGAACGACAATCCTACAGGTCCCCTGACTTTttctttttagaaaaaaattatttttacaGTTAAATAGTTATACTCGCAATTTTTatatactagcaaatatgcatGTGCGACACGCACGTGTCTTTAGAATCTATTTCAAATACAGTGAAAATATTAATTGTATTGTCAGTATTTAATAAAGGTACATTTCTAGTTtaataatttaatttttttcATCTTTTTTTGAGAGCAATTTTTTTTCATCTTAGAgtgagcctaacatctttcttTATTTTATATCGGACAATTCAATTATATTTTCTAGGGATATGAACACAAAATATCTATCCTATTTTTCACTTTGGTTTTTCGTTTATTGAGTCATGGTACTGTATCCATcctagttttttttcttttctctttattttggttttttctttcctctattTGTTTGCACGTAATAAGAAGTCTAAGAGTCAGATTTTACTTCCaagcaaaataaaatatgaaagGAAAATATGTATTCATGTAAGAAAATATGTATTCTTGTAATAAGAATCATATTTTTCATGAGTGATAACTTATGTATAGCATATTACAATACAATAGAAGCGTTTGTCTTTTCAAAATTCACTTAGCACCGTAGAAGTTTCTTTTTCTTCCATTGTTTTAGCAGTTCCCTCCCGGAAGATATGCTTCTCATGATATGTTTTTTTGTTGATGTATTTTATATTGGAGTCGAAGAATCGGTCTGGTCATGTAGACCCTGAATGAATACGTGCTTGATTTTTTGCTTTGTCTTGTTCGTTGCCTCTTCTCGTTTTGTTTTATATTTATTATACAGAGCCATGTCACATTAGGATTTATATTGAAATTTTGCAAGATCATCGAGTCTGTTTAGGACTGTACATATGTGACGTGAGCTTGAGTTATACACGTTTACATCTTATATACATGTAAGATGTAAGATCACGTATGACGGAGGGCTCATATAGCACGAAGTCCCGATCGAACGGTTATTATGTATGGAGATTCTTTAAAAAAAACTCGCTCTTTTATAGTGTGATGATGATAATAACCATGTGTGGACGAAACTTATCATCATATTTTCTTAGAAAGTTATAAAATTATGTACATAACTTTTATACATAATATTTTTGAAACATAACTCACTAGTATAATTTCATACAAAATTGGAATTACACGTATAATTTTCGGTATAATATTTTGGGGAGCGAACTTTATCACCACAgtttttataataattttttatatagtTTTTAATAATAAATTTCATGAATAACATAACTTATTCTAGACAAACTTCTTCATATATATTTACAATATATACAAGAAAATTTGATAGCttactataaaaataaaaaataacaaaaaataaaaataatagaaaagcaaaaaatactataatacaCTAATACATGAGTGGATGGCTCATGTACATAATAAAAAAGAATAATAATAAGAAAAAAATTGAGCCCTATGAAACCACCACGCATTTTGTTCCCAGCGTCTCGTGAATGACTAATACGTGAGCGGATGTCCTACCTCATGTCAGTAGACGAATTTGTTGGTTTTGAGTGAATGAATGCTAAAATGGAATTGGGGGTCTGGGTCCACATAACCACTCTCTAGTTCTCGTCCAAAAAAAATCATTTAGGGTGTGTTTGGCAACTACGTGGAAAGAGGCATGAGAATTAGCAGTGGGAGTTCGGCCTACAGGAAGTTAAGGTCAGAAATTGACTTTTAGTTCCAATACTTTATTTGGTTTGTGGAGGTAAATAAGAAAGGAAATTCATATCCTCTATTTGATGTGGGGTTTTGAGGAAAAAATTAAAAGGCGAATCATGATAGACGGAGAAGATCTACTTTTCTTTTACTAGTATAgcgcccgtgctaacgctacgggttCATTCTAGGGATGCACTTGAAAACATCCATTTTCAACGAAACAACGAtaattttttcataatttttagtcTCAGACAATTACATATGATCATTCATATAATATAATCCATAATACACTCATGAATAAATAGGGAACAGTAAAGCCATGTCTCGGATACTACAAATAAGTTCCTAATTGTTTAGAAGCAAGGAATGGTTGACAAAATTTCTATAGGTTCAGCAACAAAAACTGTACTTTGAGgaattaaaaaaaactaatctGAGCTCTGTTGCTCGTTGCAATTGCTCACCAGAGAGCTACAGTTCTTAGAAAGAACATGTATCCATACCACAATCCATAGGAACACGAAGGAAAGAAAGATAATTGATTCAAACAGCAACGCATTTCATCCGAATCATTTTAGGAAACAGAAGATTAACAATCATGGTACATTTTGAAGCAAATCTATTTGTATTTATAGAAGAAAGGCAAACACAGAGCAACAACAGTAGAGTTCACAACTAACAATGGAATATAACTCGACTAATGTCTAGGCAGTTGTACATAGGGATCCAACATCCAGGATAGCATCTGACAGTTTCAAGTTCAACACTtgcaaaacatatttattttaagcACAAGAATGGTAACACAAATGTCATGCACTAACGACTGTCTTTGAGGTAGAACTGGTGATGGCACTAGCCTCAATCAGCAGAGGCACCAACTTCCCATTATTGTTCAGTGCCATAGTATCTGCCAGAACAGGTTAACATGTCAGGTAACTTCAGAGAGATGGTCTAGCATGTGTACATGTTGTATAGTCTTGCATAATCGTAGACAGGAATTCACAAAGGAGGCTCACCATCGtggccaccaatatgtttcctatTGATGAAGACATTCGGGACAGTCCTCTAACCAGTCCATTCCTTGAGGGCATTCTGGAGCTCAGGCCCATCACCTAAATAAAAACAGGTTGGAACAGTAAGAGTTACCCTGAAATCCCATGACGATCATCACCATGCAGAGTCCTCAAAATATAAAATCATCACCATGCAGAGTCCTCAAAATATAAAAGGACAGAGAGACCTGCTAAATGTGTGCCATGAGTGTACACTCAGCACTCAGCAGGCATAATAATTTGTGTTTGGAACCACAACATGTCAGTTTAAAAGGATATGATATGATCCAGTAAGCAAAATAAAacaactgttgggtaccataaaaagggatacccagatCAGAGCGATAAAAAGCGCAAAAGACAGAGCAAGTCATCCACGAATCGACAGGGCACTGGCCCCAGATCATCTACTCCTCCAATCTCGAGCTCAAAACACGGCAcgcccgaccccccagggcTCGGACGCAAACACCATCTCACCCGACCCCAATGGGCCTCGGGCGTAAGTTCCATCACGCCCGACCCCCCAGAGGCTCGGACGCAGACACCGCCTTGCCCGATCCCCTCGGCCTCGGAcgtaagttccgtctcgcccgacccccctggGCTCGGGCGCCAAACGACACCCCACCAGATCGAGGCAAGGCTTCCGACACACGACGCCCGTACCGTCGACATGACAGGCGCAGTGACTACCATATCAcagcagggcatggtggcgactattccaaccaccctggccaCTGTGACCTTACCttctttcactgtggtgtactgCCTCACAGCAAAAGAGGAATGGGAAGGTTAATCAGCATCACTATTTGCTGTCTTCTCCCACTGTTAACAGGACAAGCAGCAGTGTCatcgatccgacccccacgactcccacagggctcggtaaccctccacaggagcagccatgctgTCAGCCATGCTTCAAGGACGGGGTGGACAAGCtcctacagggtcgggactgttgcTCTTCCACTCGGCAGAgggaaatctactcatgtaaatccctgtcttcccttgaggctataaaaggggagccagggctcacaacgAAGGGCAGGTTCACCAAATACACACACGGCCACCGCATTTACTCACAGAGCAGCAAccagcactctgtccaccacaaagccgagacttgggacttagccctctctcgcaacctgcttgtatccCCCTagtacaagcacctttgggtgcaaggctatacagatccccgatctcactggacgtagggcattccaggcccgaaccagtataaaccctctgtgtttcacttgcatcaccatccaggcttAGGTAGTCACGCATATTCTcactcgtttgtgtctagaccacgagtctagacgccgacagttggcgcgccaggtaggggccttttgcGTGACATTCCCCTATCCCTACTGGGAAGGcgtggatggcagacggatttcacccACTTCGCcacggcaccatcatgatgtttgggagtttggagttcatgtccctcggctccagctatgacatggtcctccttCCACCACGTGGTGGTACCGAGCTGCGTCCtgagccgatcccaccacagtcagtGCGTGGGAGGCGCTCGGGACACCATGCGAGCGATGCCTAgcgggggcgtcagagatccaggatctctgaccctaccactgaggccagggtccgtccggccctccccccgcatattcctcatcaGATCGCCCATTCCTCCGGTTCGACACGCTCTAGAGGAAAGGCCCGCAGAGCGTCAGGCTCCGCTTCACGGACCGACACGGGACCATCACAACCTCCTGTTCCACCCCGACTAAAGGGGAAGGCACGACTCCCGCCCGTTTCCCAgaagggggacaaaggggcctcaatGTCCCGTCCCCCTCCACCTGTGGATAGAGGAGAGACAGCAGCGCCTCCTGAGCTCCCTTTTGGACTCAGGAACGCGGCCGCCActtacgcctcttccgtgagcacttcattaagtgcgtacgcggaacTTCTAGGGCACCATCTCAGGTCTACCCTGGATCTCCTGGCTTCGCCACCCGTTTCGTCATACCCAGAGGACCCTACTTCGGGCGATGACGAGTGGGCGGGCGCTGACTTTTCcgggtgtggcgacccggagaccttcatgcgcttcttggaggctagcaactactgcctcggctattccgactccgacgacgggAGCTATGACCCGTCAAGAGAGTGCTTCAACCTCGAGGTCGAAGGAGCCCCCCACAACGCTCAAGGGGGTATAGGGCCCTCTAGGCAAGGGAACGCCACTCCACCACCTAACCCGACTCCGGGAACCGATCCTGGAGCCCGCGGGGCAGCATCAGCCCCCGCAGGGGGACATCGCCCTGACCTCTAGCAGGtcgatgagctggaggccagacTCGAAGAAGAACGTGCACGCCTCCGACAACTCCGTGAAGCCCTGGTTCGAGACCCGTCCGGCCGCGGAGACGGAGGTGAGGCTAGACGCCGCGCCCGAGACGTCAACCGCCGCATTGtcgaggaccaagggggagacgccccggtcttcagcacggccagccagaatgtAATGGCCGCcgcactcctcctcagggcaatgcccgagccatcgactcctgaaggaaggagagtgcgccaggggctacgtggcctcctggagcaagccGTGGTGCAGAACGCGGAAAGTTCTGCATCACAGTCCCACGGCACGAGGCGCCAAGAGGACTGACCCtctcctaacaaggcaccaacagTACAGGGCCCGTTACCCCCTAACACGCAAGGGGGCAACAGGGACCCATCAGTCCACGATCGTGTCGGGGCTGACGCGGACGTTCGAGCCACTCTCGAGGCCAGACGgcgtgacagggacgaggccaAGTCTCGGCGCTATCGACTGCGCCGAGGCGGAAGATACGACCCCGACCACGACCGCAGCACATCATCAGAGCCTCCGGGCCcgcgcgtcttcagcgaggctaTACGTAGAGCCAAGTTCCCggcgcgattccgacagcccgccaacctcaccaagtacttcGGGGAGAcgaaccctgagctctggctggcggattaccgcctAGCGTGCCAGCTAGACGGAGCGGACgatgacctgctcatcatccgcaacctcccactacatctggccgatacggccagagcatggctcgagcacctccctgagcgcatgatccatgACTGGTCCGACCTAGTCAAGATCTTCGTCGGGAACTTCTAGGTCACATAtgtgcgccctgggaactcctgggacctcaggagttGCAGGCAGAAGCTcgatgagtccctccgagacttcatcaggcgtttctccaagcagtgcaccgagctccccaacatcacggaaTCCGACGTTATCGGGCCCTTCATCTCCGGTACCACCTGCAAAGAGCTGGTACACGAACTCGatcgcaagacccccacgagcaccagccagctgctcgacatggccaccaactttgcctcaggcgaagaggcagttggtGCTATTTTCTCCGACGGCACAGCCAAGGGAAAACAAAAGGCCGAGACCACCGAGGCCTCGGGCTCTCGTGACcccaggaagaagaagaaaggccgcaaggggaagcagggccagccGGACGACAATCTGGTCGCCGcggcagatcgcaagaaccccaagcgggctcctgccggccccggtctcttcgacgagatgttgaagaagccatgcccctatcacaggggaccaaccaagcacaccctagAGGAGTGCACTGTCCTGCATCGATACTACACCGACCTCATCTCCAAGGAGGGCGCTgaagagccccccaaggacgacgaccctcAAGGGGATGGTtttcccaagatcaagaactgtctcttgatctttgggggacgcgCGGCTCGCCTCACCACGAGTCAGAGGAAACGCGAATTCCGGGAAGTCTGCGCAGTCAGCACGGCCACGCCCTCGTACCTCAAGTGGTCCGAGAGCGCAATCACGTTCGAccgacaggatcacccggaccggatccccaatcccgggAGTTATCCCTTGatagtcgaccccatcatcgccgagactcATCTCACtaaggtgttgatggacggaggcagcggtCTCAACATCCTTTatgccgagactctggcccttATGGGGATCAGTAAGTCccggctgaggaacgacacttcgccattccacggagtggtgccgggacatcgtgcccaccccctcggTCAGATCGATCTGCTCGTCTGCTTTGGGACCCCCGACAACTTTAGACGGGAGGTCCTCactttcgacgtggtcgggttcccaggaACCTACCACGCAATCCTGGGACGACCGTGCtacaccaagttcatggccatccccaactacacctatctcaagctcaagatgccagggccaaaaggcatcattactgttaGCACGACCAGCCAGCACGCCTATCAATGCGATGTCGAGTGCatcgagcaggccgaggctctaGCTGAGTCTCTAGCCATCCTCACCGGCCTCGGCGACTGCGACCAGGACGTCCCTGACCCCAAGCGCcacgccgggagcttcgagccgacagaggagaccaagctagtcttccttgaccccgggacctctgaaggcagggcgttgaggatcagctccagcctcgaccccaaataggaagtggtgctcgtcgactttctccgtgcaaacggcgacgtatttgcgtggagtccctcggacatgcccggtataccgagggaagtcgccgagcactccttggacatccgagccggctccaaacccgtgaagcaatgcctgcgccgattcgacgaggaaaagcgccgagccatcggggaggagatccacaagctactagcggccggattcatcaaggaggtattccatcccgagtggttagctaaccctgtgctagttaaaaagaaaaatgggaagtggaggatgtgtgtagactacactagtttaaataaagcatgtccgaaaaaCCCTTTTC contains:
- the LOC8062780 gene encoding GDSL esterase/lipase At5g45910; protein product: MNHTARLTSTRPLLKSKRIEMAPSSPRLLVAVVAALLHAAAAVAAGNGGPLTRYDRVFSFGDSLTDTGNALHLSATAGGPASRPPYGETFFRRPTGRSSDGRLVIDFLVEALGVPHPTPYLAGKTAADFRRGVNFAFGGATALDLHFFESRGLMSFVPVSLRNQTVWFNDVVRRVGAEPEQRKSMATSVFLVGEIGVNDYFIGLNENRTVGEVHTFVPHVVSAIRSVITDVIAAGASTVVVPGMIPLGCEPQLLTLYRGSVDAAGYDRGSGCIRSLNGLAELHNRELRRVLGGLRRAHPGTTIVYADLYRAVTDIIVSPREYGFGHRPLDACCGGGGGAYNYDDAAFCGAARAAACADPSEYVSWDGVHYTDAANRLIACSVLDGSHSHGADAMTLSNSSATMEDWLHRIGCVV